From Daucus carota subsp. sativus chromosome 6, DH1 v3.0, whole genome shotgun sequence, the proteins below share one genomic window:
- the LOC108224374 gene encoding bifunctional dTDP-4-dehydrorhamnose 3,5-epimerase/dTDP-4-dehydrorhamnose reductase yields MAILNGNISSSCPQQASYKFLIYGKGWIGGLLGKICEKQGIPFEYGKGRLENREQLLADIQTVKPTHVLNAGCVTGKPNVDWCETHKTEIIRTNVAGTLNLAEVCREHGLLMMNYATGCIYEYDAKHPEGSGIGFKEEETPNFHGSFYSKTKAMVEELLKEFDNVCTLRGRMPISSDLNKPGNFINKITRHDKVINIPNSMSVIDELLPISIEMVKRNLTGIWNFTNPGVISHNEVLELYKEYIDPAFKWSNFSLEEQAKVVVAARSNNELDVSKLKAEFPELLSIKESLIKYVFEPNKKV; encoded by the exons ATGGCAATTTTGAATGGGAATATCAGTAGCAGTTGTCCGCAACAAGCATCATACAAGTTCCTGATCTACGGTAAAGGCTGGATTGGTGGTCTACTGGGAAAAATCTGTGAGAAACAAGGAATTCCATTCGAGTATGGAAAAGGACGTCTGGAGAATCGAGAACAGCTTTTGGCTGATATTCAGACTGTTAAGCCCACGCATGTTCTTAATGCTGGTTGTGTAACTGGAAAGCCCAATGTTGATTGGTGCGAAACTCATAAGACAGAAATTATTCGTACTAATGTTGCAGGTACCCTGAATTTAGCTGAAGTCTGCAGAGAGCATGGACTCCTGATGATGAATTATGCTACTGGATGCATATATGAGTACGACGCCAAACATCCAGAAGGTTCTGGCATTGGGTTTAAAGAAGAAGAAACGCCTAATTTTCACGGCTccttttattcaaaaactaagGCCATG GTTGAAGAGCTATTGAAAGAATTTGACAACGTATGCACGCTCAGAGGACGGATGCCAATATCTTCCGACCTCAACAAACCAGGAAACTTCATCAACAAAATCACACGTCATGATAAGGTGATCAACATTCCCAACAGTATGAGCGTGATAGATGAACTTCTTCCAATCTCAATTGAGATGGTAAAGCGCAATCTCACAGGGATATGGAACTTCACCAACCCTGGTGTGATAAGCCATAATGAGGTTCTGGAGCTGTACAAAGAATATATAGATCCAGCTTTTAAATggtccaacttcagtctagaaGAGCAAGCCAAGGTTGTGGTAGCAGCTCGAAGCAACAACGAGTTGGATGTGTCCAAGCTTAAGGCCGAGTTCCCTGAGTTGCTATCAATTAAAGAGTCGCTGATCAAATATGTCTTTGAGCCTAATAAAAAGGTTTAG